DNA from Doryrhamphus excisus isolate RoL2022-K1 chromosome 19, RoL_Dexc_1.0, whole genome shotgun sequence:
AGACATGGttagagttagagggttagagatgGTTAGGGTTAAATGGTTAGAGAGGGTTACGGTTAGAGAGTTAGAAGATGGTTAGAGATGGTTGTGGTTAGAGTTAGAGTGGTAAAAGAGGGTTAGCCTTAACCCTACGATTAGGATTAGATATGGTTAGTTAAAGGTTTAGAGATAAttagagttagagggttagagatAGTTAGGGTGAGATGGTTAGAAAGTGTTACAGTTAGAGAGTTAGAAGATGGTTAGAGACGGTTGTGGTTAGAGTTAGAGTGGAGTGGTAAAAGAGGGTTAGCCTTAACCCTGCGATTAGGATTAGAAAGGTTAGTTAGAGGTTTAGACATGGTTAGAGTTAGAAGGTTAGAGATGGtgaggattaggattagggttagggttagagggggttatggttagggttaccCTACCCCAACTCAGccaacacagctcattagcattaaagatATATAGATCTTCCATATAGATCTTACTAAAACACTTTTAAgatgtctaaattccagcatcaaggctggCACACGTCCAAtgtactattgtactattgtTGTACTTCTGAcactaaacaaaaacaacatcatatgattgttttaaataaagaatTGCAAACACGGCAGCCATTATACTGTACAACATTGCTGCAACAGAGCTGATGGTGGTtggttgatgtgtgtgtgtgtgtgtgtgtgtgtgttggggggacACTGATGGAGCCAAACGGTGGTCGGTTGGGGGCAGAGTGAATGTGTGGCTTGGGATTACGgggtgggggcagggggggggggggtgctggggaaCGGCTCTGGAGTGTGTTTTCTATTCAACCTTAAGTCTTCTAAGACCTCCTCATCGCTGGCCAGTGCGGCACGCTGAGATCTGATCTAATGCCGAGTGCCACATGAGGGTGGCTGTGCATGTACTTGTGGGAGCTGGGACTCTttgaagctgtgtgtgtgtgtgtgtgtgtgtgtgtgtgtgtgtgtgtgtgtgtgtgtgtgtgtgtgtgtgtgtgtgtgtgtgtgtgtgtgtgtgtgcactcttCCTCATCCCTGAAGGGTTGTTTGGGGTATTCTGCACAGGTTTCCCttcatggggaggggggggtgcgAGGTGAGTTCTCTGGGTTTAGCATTCAGATGTAATTAGCCGCCACAATGGCCTGGTTAAAGCTGGAATCCTCCAAGCTCCACTCTCTCTTTGATTGTGTGGGCCAGCTGTGGAGGAATGGCCATTATCTCCATGTGTCCGACAGCATAATGGAGCCCCCCCCAGCACCCCACCCTCTTTACTCTAGTTAGCCCTGCGTTTGGGTTCCCACAGGGGGAGGGACACGGGCCGGTCACACAAAGTGAAAGCCCCCAAAATGGTGCTTTCTTACTGTCTTAGTGTAGAAGGAGTATTTAACATGTAAAATcctcttggtgtgtgtgtgtgtgtgtgtgtgtgttggctctGTGTTGTGTGCATTTAATCATAAACGTCTGATAAATAGTTTGGGGACACTTAGGCACAGAAATTGAATCTTTACTGCATCGGCACCATTTAATTAGTGTTAATTTAACGCTCAGATTCTCCATCATTAAGCCACTCTTGGACACAGAACAACAGTGggcaaatacagtatgtatgtgtgtgtgtgtgtgtgtgtgtgtgtgtgtgtgtgtgtgcaagcagTGTTTTGACAGCACAGCCAGTCCTCTGACTCGAATTAGCGGCGACCTCTTCGTCTTGTAAGAGCAGGATTGGCATCGTTTATGCGTTATTAAGTCCCCTAATTGGGCAGCCAGTAGTTTGCATATTAGACCATTAGGCTAATATGTTTTGCTTCTCGCTGCACACGctccccctccccaccccccacccccaccccttgcAAACCCCAACTCCCCCCGAGCGACACATTTGGTGATTCTCGGAATTACGCACTAATCATAAAGCAGTGTTCTTTTGATCCGCCATAACTCTGTGGCGTTGGCGCGGCGTCGGCTTGATTGGatttaatgtgtttattaatTAGCATGTCCTCGTTTAGCATTGGTATGGCTaccttttattgttttggaCACGTGTCCTTTTCTTACACCTCCTCTGCCGGCTTTGACCTCCGCTAGTTTGTCCTTCAGGGTTCATTTAACCACATCATATTTGTTTGGTCTTATATTTGAAGACAATAAAtcaggctgtttttttcacatagTGTTAGCATTACGTGTTGGCTTACGGGCCATCGGGGGCACCCGCGGGGGCGGTGAGTACATTTGTGGGAGAATTTATCACCTTCAACCTACCAAATCCCATGAAGTCGTGTTTGAAGTGCATTCTAGCATAGTTGATTGACATTtaagtgcaaaaagaagttaCACACCTGACAATTGACTCACTCTAAAAACTtaaaaggggtgtccaaactttttccaccaagggcagTGTACAGAAAAATTCTAGGATattctttgatatttttatttatgtagaaaaataaatgaaaccctacaaatatatttgttatgaattattagtatcaacatttcagcttatATGTCTCTAgacttttcttgtttttttacaatttaattttatttctactatgTGCCACAtcccgcactttggacacccctacttcCTGTCAATAACATTGTGAAAAACTATAAATTTAAGACAAAAGTAAATTcccttatttttaaatgcaattagAATTGAAACGACTGGTCTGagatacattttgaaaaataaagatttaGTCCCACTAATGTGAGGTATGAAAATGGTTCCTAATCGTCCCAAGATGTGCCTCTCCAAGGATTTCTTTCCAATCACGCTGATAAAGGCGTCATTCTGGTGAGATAGTGCAGGTGGTCCTCATGTTGTGGCTGCCGGGTGTATTTCCAAAACAAATCCTGACATTGGCGCAACCTCCACCCCCTCCTTTTCCACGCCTTTTTGTGTGCAGAGCTTAGCGAGACAACAGCATTCATGGCCGCTGCCTCCATCGCAAAGTTTAGCCAACAAGCAGGTGGAGGAGGGCAGCGTGTGGGCTGAGGGTCTCCATTCTCTTTGGCCTCTCGCTGCCCTCGtacaaccacccacccacccccacccccccttctcATTCTCCCCTCCCCGTTCTTATTATTTGTCCCTACGGGCTGAGCGCGCGGCCCCCATTGGGCCCTTTTGGAAGGgagcaaaaagaagaagaagaagaagaagaagagcaattGCAGCTGTGACGTGGGCGTTGTTGTTCCATTCAGCGCCCTCGCCATGGCAACAGGGCAAAAGGCCCTTGGAAGCTTCTCTGGACAGGAGAGCCAGCTGGACGTCTCCTTCTGCAGCATCTTCCATGCTGGAAAAGCATCTCAAATATTCCTTTGAAGGGACTTGAAGGCACCGTTTTCATCTTAACGCAACTTATCAATGTTGATTTggtgtattttaatattttatttcatcaaGACTCAGGTGTCAACCTCAAGGCCCCGGGCCCTGATTTGATGGAACtaaatactttgctttttaaaatagtgtacatttcatttaatattGGAATGGAACGTTCACTTATCTAGTTTGTTGCTGGATGATAGCGGTGCAGGGCGGGGGTGTTCAAAGTGGTGCGGCCCAACTCTCATATTTGTTTTCTTGGAAGTACATTTGCAGTCAAAACTCTGGTTTCCAACACGCCACCTTTCATACAGTTCGGTTTTTGATGACGATTTATACCAAAATGTTGCCTCTGGTATCGTATGATATTTGTACGTATTTTACCCATCGGTACATTGAATCATGTGGTATCAGTAAAGATATAGACGGACGATACTCCCAGCATCGCCTGTTGGATCACACACCCAACACTAGTGATGTGCGGATCGATACTAAAATATCTATACCTCCAATGCCAGATTGGTTTACTCTGAAATCCATTCTCAAATTAAAACGTTGATACTTTGATACTAGAGTCAAATCGTTGTTGGTGTGGATCCCCTCCTCCAATTCTCTCCCCGCTCCTCACCGTTTCCGCCAACAAGAGTCTTCCATGTagctaaaagtgatgttaaattttcattcatccatttttcattCCTCAATTAGAATTATTTTGTAAGCATtctagaggaaaaaaaattggttcatatttttgtgtgttttgaacgGATTCATTTGATTTGGCATTATTTCCTAtgcaaattacttttttttttttataaattactGATTTTTGTAagaaattaataacaaaatgaatagcaaaaaaacaaaaaaaaaccctaaccctaaccctaacccaaaagtatatataaatatatataaatatatatgtaacttgttagcatattaggTTGCTTTTAGCCTTTTTTACAACATgaatcatataaaaataaatgttttgataTGTCAGTTGGGTGTAATCACAGCATAGGGTTGGAATTATGGCGTACCTCGGTTTAAGGCCACGCTTTGGTTTGCAAACCAACATAAAAAACTAAGTAATTCTCCAATAAATactaaagatgaaatattacgGTAGTTTTTTCGAATGTGTGCGGAGACTGTGAAGGATTATTTTACTTGTAGTAAAGTTGTGCATGAATACTTCCAGCTGTCTATCGTTATACTGAACAAACGCGGTATCCTGCTATCCTGTATACCGACTTGGATTTGTATGTTGACGTATTTCACTGGAGAAAGGCCCGGTGTTCCCAAACAGGGACTCGAACTACAGAAGAAGGTTTTCAAGCTCAGACTTCTCCTTGGCACTAGCCAAAGACCTACTGCACTGTCTTTGTTTACTGAATAGAGCCATTATATTGAAATACACGCCCCCCTGCCCCTCAACCGTGGGGATATGTTCCACGGCAATACAGCACATACCCCCAAAGAGCGGCTTCGAATAGTGCCGGAATGGTCGAGTGTCAGTCAGGTGATCAgtccagtcagctgggataggctccaggatggATGGAGCGTCTCCTGTGTTTACACTTTCCCTCCATTTAGCGCTCCGGCGTGCTGCAGGACGCGGTAGTATTGTGGGGCAGAGTGATGGGGGGCTTGTGCACAATCTCCCGTGACCAATGAGCGGGGTGCTGTCAGGGGTAACCACATCTGTCAGCCACTCTCGGCCAATAAAGAGCGGAGCGAGGCGGACCACAGGTGCGCGCCGCTGCGTCCCCTTGGCACAGCGCCCCGGAGATGCTGGAGAGAGACGCCCGGCTGCCCCGTGGCGCGCACCGCTTCCCGTCCGAGGAAGCCTCCTTTTGACTCGCCCCCGACTCCGGTGGTGATGGCCACCGCCACGTCGAACCACTTCAGCGTCCTCAGCGCCCCCGGCAGCGCGCCGCAGCCGCagcctccgccgccgccgccgccgcacacGGAATCCGGGagcatgcagcagcagcagcaggcgtaCAGGGACGCGCACGCCCTCCTCCAGAGCGACTACGGCGGCTTGCCGGGTGGCGCGCACTCGCTCAGCCACGCGCACCAGTGGATCGCGGCGTTGTCTCACGGGGACGGCGGGGCGACGTGGCCCCCCAGCCCCCTCGGCGAGCAGGACGTCAAGCCGGTGCTGCACGACGCCGACCGCGAGGAGCTGCGCGACTCCGGCGGCGACGCGCAGCAACAGCGACACCCTCACGCCGCGCATCACGACGCCAGAGCATGGCGCACCGGCAGCACCGCCTCCACGCACATCCCCGCCATGGCGACGTCTGAGGGCCAGGGCTTGCTCTACGCCCAGTCCGGCTTCGGCATGATGCCCGGGGGGGACCAAGGGGGCCTGCACCACCACGCACAcccgcaccaccaccaccctctGCGGGACGAGGAGCACCACAGCCACAGCCCGCACCTGAGCGACCACGGAGGCGGGCCGGGCAGCCACCAGCAGccgcaacagcagcagcagcagcacgggGGCCACCAGGACCAGTCCGACGAGGACACGCCGACCTCGGACGAGCTGGAGCAGTTCGCCAAGCAGTTCAAGCAGCGACGCATCAAGCTGGGCTTCACCCAGGCGGACGTGGGTCTGGCCCTGGGGACCCTCTACGGCAACGTCTTCTCCCAGACCACCATCTGCAGGTTCGAGGCGCTGCAGCTCAGCTTCAAGAACATGTGCAAGCTGAAGCCCCTGCTGAACAAGTGGCTGGAGGAGGCCGACTCCACCTCGGGGAGCCCCACCAGCCTGGACAAAATCGCCGCGCAGGGCAGGAAGAGGAAAAAGAGGACCTCCATCGAGGTGGGCGTCAAGGGGGCCTTGGAGAGCCACTTCCTCAAGTGTCCCAAGCCCGGGGCGGCGGAGATCAACTCCCTGGCGGACAGCCTGCAGCTGGAGAAGGAGGTGGTTCGGGTTTGGTTCTGTAACAGGAGGCAGAAGGAGAAGAGGATGACGCCCGCTGGAGGGCAACTACCGGGGGGGGAGGACATGTACGGGGACAGCCCCCCTCACCACGGAGGGCAGACCCCTGTGCAGTGACCCGCTCTCGTCCTCTGGACCTAATCAGGCCATTTTCCACACACAACATGTCGACCCGCAAGGACACCCTGGATTTAGCAGACAGCAGGATGGAGGTTTCCTGCACGCTGCGGAACTCATGGCGactattatgggatgtactATGGCATGTATTTTGGGATGTGGCCGCCGTGGgcagacaagaaaaaaacaaatttcttGCGTCTGTGTGCAGACAAGGTGCTTCGTTGTTGCCAAATGGCGTGCAAACAGGCTGTGTGTGAAATGTGGATGTTTTTCCACGGGCTGGATGAACCGCAGTGAGGGGTAAATACGCGCCATCTTTCCGGGGAACAAAAGCAACAGGGGTTCCACGGCGACGTGAGGAAGGAAATAGCAGACTATGACATTTCAAGCCAGCAaaaacatcatcattattattattgttgttgttattatttgacGAATCTCTTAATCAGCCTGCTGTTATTGTCGTGGGTCCTGATTGC
Protein-coding regions in this window:
- the pou3f2a gene encoding POU domain, class 3, transcription factor 2a is translated as MATATSNHFSVLSAPGSAPQPQPPPPPPPHTESGSMQQQQQAYRDAHALLQSDYGGLPGGAHSLSHAHQWIAALSHGDGGATWPPSPLGEQDVKPVLHDADREELRDSGGDAQQQRHPHAAHHDARAWRTGSTASTHIPAMATSEGQGLLYAQSGFGMMPGGDQGGLHHHAHPHHHHPLRDEEHHSHSPHLSDHGGGPGSHQQPQQQQQQHGGHQDQSDEDTPTSDELEQFAKQFKQRRIKLGFTQADVGLALGTLYGNVFSQTTICRFEALQLSFKNMCKLKPLLNKWLEEADSTSGSPTSLDKIAAQGRKRKKRTSIEVGVKGALESHFLKCPKPGAAEINSLADSLQLEKEVVRVWFCNRRQKEKRMTPAGGQLPGGEDMYGDSPPHHGGQTPVQ